The Diadema setosum chromosome 1, eeDiaSeto1, whole genome shotgun sequence genome has a window encoding:
- the LOC140232302 gene encoding uncharacterized protein has product MNSTILVVMGLILLTAELIPAVPAPFFDDNEGLALEDLGLEDEMEAVKRNSLVQQRKCVMKCFVCSSNTSMKMMECANGCKGSGASASQTRAYVACNSYLHSGRK; this is encoded by the coding sequence ATGAACTCCACCATCCTTGTTGTCATGGGACTCATCCTGCTGACGGCCGAGCTGATCCCTGCCGTGCCAGCGCCGTTCTTCGACGACAACGAGGGCCTGGCCCTGGAGGACTTGGGCCTGGAGGACGAGATGGAGGCGGTGAAGCGCAACAGCCTGGTCCAGCAGCGGAAGTGTGTGATGAAGTGCTTCGTCTGCAGCAGCAATACCTCCATGAAGATGATGGAGTGCGCCAACGGCTGCAAGGGCAGCGGTGCCAGCGCCAGCCAAACGAGGGCGTACGTGGCCTGCAACTCGTACCTCCACAGCGGAAGGAAATAA